A genome region from Setaria italica strain Yugu1 chromosome III, Setaria_italica_v2.0, whole genome shotgun sequence includes the following:
- the LOC101785365 gene encoding L-type lectin-domain containing receptor kinase IX.1 yields MVHQRSFLILLTVVSSLAGAGVVVVIGQNYTPHEPYCSTTGKYTTGSQYQVNLFKLMSELPSSAIANRGFQHGTAGVAPDSVFGLAMCYADLNWTACGNCLRAGAASVQQTCPFGREMKSFYDEACFLRYSDTPFASVADIDIAFYERSLDSFVADIKSFNATRWELMTRLTAEASVSSLLLANGSQGYRDSQGVDQVLYGFAQCTRDLNASECYRCLANFLADISVSLPNNTYGSAMGYSCYLGCSVGEEISLTIPPPAVAEPPPPSSTSSHSSGPAASLVVGVSVGCAVFVICVGISIWFLLRRRRQKDIAQELDVFDEEDALEDDFEKGTGPRRFRYRDLAIATRFFSDEEKLGEGGFGSVYHGYLKDMDLHVAIKRVSKTSKQGRKEYISEVRIISRLRHRNLVQLIGWCHGGGELLLVYEFMPNGSLDAKIHNTNKVLPWAHRHEIMLGIGSALLYLHQDWEQCVVHRDIKPSNVMLDLSFNAKLGDFGLARLVDHDRESHTTALAGTMGYMDPECMVTGSTSAISDVYSFGVVALEIACGRRPIVVLHQEIKEPTTMHLVQWVWDLYGCGRIVDAADARLNGDFDNQEMERVMITALWCAHPDRRLRPSIRQAVNVLRLEAPLPVLPAAMPVATFVPPGRGFPSDFVDLTGSSGGSGGTGTTRSSAVLNEASSLLR; encoded by the exons ATGGTTCATCAGCGGAGCTTTCTCATCCTCCTCACCGTCGTCTCTTCGTTAGCCGGAGCTGGAGTAGTAGTGGTAATTGGTCAGAACTACACGCCTCATGAGCCATACTGCTCTACCACCGGAAAGTACACCACTGGCAGCCAGTACCAGGTGAACCTATTCAAGCTCATGAGCGAGCTCCCGTCGAGCGCCATCGCCAACCGCGGCTTCCAACATGGCACGGCCGGCGTGGCGCCCGACTCGGTGTTCGGCCTCGCCATGTGCTACGCCGACCTCAACTGGACAGCATGCGGCAACTGCCTCAGGGCGGGAGCTGCCAGCGTGCAGCAGACGTGCCCGTTCGGCCGGGAGATGAAGTCCTTCTACGATGAAGCCTGCTTCCTGCGGTACTCCGACACGCCTTTCGCCTCCGTCGCCGACATCGACATCGCCTTCTATGAGAGGTCGTTAGACTCCTTTGTCGCCGATATTAAGAGCTTCAATGCTACACGATGGGAGCTGATGACGCGGCTCACCGCCGAGGCCTCCGTCTCCTCGCTGCTGCTGGCGAACGGGAGCCAAGGGTACAGGGACTCGCAGGGCGTCGACCAGGTGCTCTACGGGTTCGCGCAGTGTACCAGAGACCTCAATGCCAGCGAGTGCTACAGGTGCCTCGCTAATTTCCTTGCAGATATTTCAGTGTCGCTTCCTAACAACACGTATGGTAGCGCCATGGGCTACAGCTGCTACCTGGGGTGCAGCGTCGGGGAAGAAATCAGCCTCACCATTCCACCGCCGGCAGTAGCagagccaccaccaccatcatcgaCGTCATCACATAGTTCTGGCCCGGCAGCGTCTCTTGTGGTCGGCGTTTCTGTTGGCTGTGCAGTGTTTGTCATCTGTGTGGGCATCTCGATTTGGTTCCTGTTGCGCCGCCGCAGGCAAAAGGATATAGCGCAGGAACTAGATGTGTTCGACGAGGAGGATGCCCTGGAAGACGATTTTGAGAAAGGGACCGGGCCAAGGAGGTTCCGCTACCGCGATCTTGCCATAGCCACAAGGTTCTTTTCTGACGAGGAGAAGCTTGGAGAAGGAGGCTTTGGGTCGGTATACCACGGCTACCTGAAGGACATGGACCTTCACGTTGCTATAAAGAGGGTGTCCAAGACCTCCAAGCAAGGGAGGAAGGAGTACATTTCCGAGGTGAGGATCATAAGCCGACTAAGGCATCGCAACCTTGTGCAGCTCATCGGGTGGTGCCATGGCGGTGGCGAGCTCTTGCTTGTCTATGAATTCATGCCCAACGGCAGTCTTGATGCTAAAATTCACAATACCAACAAAGTATTGCCGTGGGCTCACAG GCATGAGATCATGCTTGGTATCGGTTCCGCGCTTCTGTACCTTCACCAGGACTGGGAGCAGTGCGTTGTGCACCGTGACATAAAGCCGAGCAATGTTATGCTGGATCTATCCTTCAATGCTAAGCTCGGCGACTTTGGGCTAGCAAGGCTCGTCGACCACGACCGGGAGTCCCACACAACAGCGCTCGCCGGCACGATGGGCTACATGGACCCAGAGTGCATGGTCACCGGCAGCACCAGCGCCATTTCTGATGTTTACAGCTTCGGCGTGGTGGCGCTGGAGATCGCCTGCGGTCGGCGGCCAATTGTGGTTCTTCACCAAGAAATCAAAGAACCAACCACAATGCATCTGGTGCAGTGGGTCTGGGACCTCTATGGCTGCGGAAGAATCGTCGACGCCGCCGATGCTCGGCTGAACGGCGATTTCGACAACCAGGAGATGGAGCGCGTGATGATCACGGCGCTCTGGTGCGCGCACCCCGACCGCAGGCTGAGGCCGTCCATCAGGCAGGCCGTCAACGTGCTGCGGCTCGAGGCGCCGCTGCCTGTTCTACCAGCGGCGATGCCGGTCGCAACGTTCGTGCCTCCTGGTCGTGGCTTCCCATCTGATTTTGTTGATCTGACCGGCAGCAGTGGTGGCTCCGGCGGCACTGGCACGACGCGGTCCAGTGCTGTATTAAACGAGGCGTCGTCCTTGCTGAGATGA